The Diorhabda carinulata isolate Delta chromosome 4, icDioCari1.1, whole genome shotgun sequence genomic interval CAACTGAACTGGAATGCAAACGCAGGTCAAGGAAGTGAACCTTGGAGAGGTTTATCTTAAAGAGACAGGGATTCAGTTTGGTTGGTGGTTTCACGCGAAAATTCGGTCGATGATCCAGTATCGTGAAGCAACAACTAAAGAGAACAAAGAATGAACGTAGCAAACGTAATTCAACTGAACTGGAATGCAAACGCAGGTTAAGGAACTGAATCTTGTAGAGGTTTATCTTAAAGAGACAGGGATTCAGTTTGGTTGGTGGTTTCATGCGAAAATTCGGTCGATGATCCAATAATGTGAAGCAACAACTAAAGAGAACAAAGAATGAACGTAGCAAACGCAATTTAACTGAAGTGGTATGCAAACGCGGGTCAAGGAACTGAACCTTGGAGAGGTTTAACTTAAAAAGACAGACAAATACTGATTgagtgataaaataaaaatgtgaccATCTGTCATACCTGTGTGACGGTAACTCCCATCGCTGGGGTCGGCAAAATTTTTCCAGTATTCCTTTCTTCTGTAGCTATATTCGAAACGACTTGTTCGTGGCTGGATACTGTAGTTGTGCTGCCTTCCAAGAAAGTAGTCAGATACGTGAATGTCGTTAAGCATGTTTTAGTTATAAATTGATTCGGGTACATTGTCGTTGATAAACCGTTTacctaaaatttaaaaaaaaaatcattgtttgtTCACTCAATACCGAATAAATTTAGCTGACATATCTTTGAATAGATCAATCAACTAGGCGCAAACAATGAATGAATTTTCGATTGATGATTTATAATACTTACTTTTGATGTATCTTGAGGTATCAGCATAACCACGTTTTCAGTTAAAGTACTTGGTTTTAACGTTATGGGTTTGTATGTACCCGAGGTGAGAAATCTTTTGAAATCCTTTTCGCCAGGAATAGTTTTATCTCCAGCTACAATTACTTCTACACCATTGGACATGATCCTCGTGGCAAGATTCCTGGCTTCGTCAAAATTCTGGATTTTTTTAtctgttcaaaaaatatttcaaatacattaTCATCTATATTGTCGTTATTAACTGTTTGATTGTTACCcaatttaaagttatttaaaaagctTATCTACTTCATTGttagaaaaattcaaacaattttaacttggtctacaaaaaaaaataacgtcTTGTATTCAACATTCTTAAAAAGACAACTAAACTTAtaaatcattagaaaatatcCACAAGTTACATTTCATCGTGGAGTTCCTATATGTGATAGTATGTACAACACCATTTTAGCTCATTAAAACATGTCATGGAATTTAACTCAagatacgaggatggtcccagtaGTACCTGCCCTGACCTATAGGtgccactgtattagaaagtacaaaATCTATACTGCAtaagtttcaagtttgaagatgccacgttgtttagtatctGTTTGACAGCCATCTGGGTGAGACTCATTCAttttcaacagtaaaatattgaagaccagcatcgcaatggtcgaccaaatgaagtgacgactGTTGAAGACAACCCACAAATTGGTACTAGGTGATCGTCGCAATGGAACGAAAACAGCCTCGTGTTGATGTTCCCgggtgtttggcaatgttttagagaaataaagccgaattttatGCCTAAGGATAAAACGTTGGTTCATCACTTCATACTCAAAACAATAGAATAAAGAGGAAGACCGCCTTTAAAGAAAgcaaaaaccgttccatctgcaagcaagGTTATGGCACCAGTTTTTTTGGATGtacgtgggataattttcatttactatcGATGCGAATTTATTGCAACTTTTGAacaaagaaatcaagcaaaaacagctGCATTCGGCTAAGAacaaaatgttgtttcatcaagacaatacaccagctcacacattattgcaatggtcaaaatGATTGAgctgaagtttgaattgctaccttacACACTCTATTCAGaactctcggattattttctactCCCAGACTTGAAATAATGGCAaggattttccaacaatgaagggtatcgaacttattgaacatcgctggaccatcctcgtacttccaaaaaaattataaacgaCAAATTGTAGAATTTGTCGTTGTATTTTGGATATTACTCGTATTAGTAGTTCTTCTGTCTGTATTAATAGTGATTAATCTGTTTTGAAAAACTTCATGCAGGCGCCAAGTTGTAATAGGAAAATTGAAAGAGGGAATATTTTTTGGCCCACAGATACGTGAAGTTATAAGAGATCCTCAGTTGGAAAGGCTTTTATCTGTCGATGGAAAACACTGCTTGGAAGTCGTTCAAAAAGAGTTTGCAGGAAAACCAGCGAGATATTATTTAATGTAGACTTGGGCTCTCTCCTATAGCTGTCACAATTCCTGCCGCAACATTGCTCAATATAAGCTCAATACAATCCATTAACATTGACAACACTGTATAAAAAGTTAGAGATAGAAATTGAAAGCTTAATAGTGAATTTTTCGGAAAGTACGATTTCCAATTCAAAACTTGATACATGAGTGTTGTTCCAGGGCATAGATTAAAAGTTTAGTTTTATACATTTTGCAGTTGAAAACTAGGAAAAATCAGCTTTTTACaacaaatagaattaaattataatacagATACATATTTACagataatttgttaaattggaaatagaagaaaaatatgtttttcaacaTAGAAATAATCATTAAGCTCTTTACAAAAAAGGTGTTCGAATTGATTTTCCAGaacagaataataaatttgaccccatctttttttaaaatatattttagcgCATATAAATCGTTTCCTACTGATTATCATACTAACAGAAAACTTGGATGACGACAAAACTTCTTAATAAATGGATTTTAACTGTTATGGAAGACATCAATCGACCAAAGCGGAATATTTCACTCTTTTTAGATAATTCTACTCTCCACAACAGTCCTCCTACATCGTCCAATCTACTTCTTTTCGTCAAATATACATTCCAAATTGCAACCATTGGACCAAGGGATCATccataatttttccaaattgcaACCATTTGACCAAGGAATCatccatattttttcaaattgcaaCCACTGGACCAAGGGATCatccataatttttaaatgttctgTGGTAAAGCAATTGCTAAGCTAGTTTTAGTGTCTTTCGACAAGTAGCGCATATAACGGTTCTGACAGCTATTTTTCTAATTGACAAGACGCTGTAACACCCCAAACGATTTCTCACTGCTTCAAAAAGCTACTTTCATAaaagaaaatcagaaaaatcttcgaaaaattaCGGATGATGAAAAGCTAGCAATAAAACCACTACCTGCTGTCTCAGGTTCAATAACCGATGGCGAAATTTTATCTGCCACAGATACAAATGACGAAATCAACGacgaatataaattttatgaagtaccaactatCAAAAACTATGTGTagaatttcatgacatttcgattgaTCAGAAAAAAGtaacagccatttaagtgaagctacttttgattttcaaaaaaatggattcaaaacaattttgtgtTAACTAACCATAGCTTTTTGAtgagaaaaaatactgtacaatgTCAGCAATGTCACCTGTCAAAGGTGTTATCCgaactctgctccatcgaaaagaaccattttttAATGGTTTGCTGAGTTTAAACGTGTTTGTACAAACACCGATGATGGTAAAAGTTCGGGACATCCAATTGAGGTGGTAACTCCAGAACgcataaaaaatccaaaaattggttatatccaaacgtaaattgaaattacatGGGAAAATTAAGGCCCTAAAGATATAAGAAGGCACAATTATGCTTGAACATGAAAAAGCTTTTAACAAAGTAGATGctgcgtttactcacagtcacATGGATcaatcacttcactccggaatcaaaacgatcatcatccgAGTGGACTGCAGCTGGTGAATCACGTCCGAAGCTTCCAAagacacaacagtcagctggaaGGTTATTGCTTCGGTAGTTTGGGATACGCATGGAATATTATTCAttgactatctccaaaagggaaaGATAACCAATAGCGAATATCataagtcgatggcaacgatggttaaattgaacgaattacactttgaATTGCTTTTTCGTCTATCTTAGATGGCACTGAGGGCTAGATCTTGtcatctcaaaaaaatgctcgccggtaagaaatccAGCTCAAATGAAAAAGCAAATGATGAAATTGAAGCCTATATTGAAGCCAAAGACAAattcttctacaagcacggcaacgagaagttagagaagcgctCGAATGATTGTATTggtcttgaaggagattacattgatggataaaatcggtttttatcaaaaaaggtGTTTTTCTTCCATCGATGGTCTCAGAATTTAACCAAGCTCTTCTCTATCTTCCAAATCTATAATTATGTCGAACAATTTTCGAAATgctgaaataaattaatgagtaacaacacaatttttgaatgttttatcgTTCTGTGTTATTATCAATTCGTACATCTTTTAATTGAGCGCATTTTATACAGAAGATGACTCACCTTGAAGAGATCGAATGTTATCCAAAACAACAGGAGATATAGTTTGTTGTGGGCTGGATAAAGTAGTCGTCGCGTCTATATCTAAGAGAGTCAGAGTCGTCAATTTGGTAACAGGTTCTGTGATAACAGTTGTTTTCGTATGTGGTCTAACTTCAGTAGTCGATGTAATAATTTGCTCGTCTCCAGCTATGGTAGTTACAACGAATGTGTATGTTCTTAATCTACTTTGTACAACAGTTTTAGTTAAAAGGTCGACAGAAGATAGAACAGTTGTTTTAAAGAGAATTATAGGAGCATCTAGAGATTCAGTCAGTTCGGGAAAATAAGGCTCGTACTCAGGTATGTCTTGGAAGGTTGGTTTATCAGCGATTTCTTCATTATAAGCATATATCGAAGATTTGGatatgttgttttttatttcttctaaattattCGCATTAGATGTAACGTATTTATCAACTTCTTCGGTCGTTATTTCAATTTGATCGCTTTCAGttgttgtataaatattttcatcaatattatttgatacattttcaTCTTCCTCATGTAATACTACACGATCTTCGGGTAAATACGGTTCCGTTGTTAAATCATCTTGTTCGTTATAAAGTTCATCTTCATTTCCATGGAAAAAGTCGGATTCTTTTAATGTGACTAGTTCTTGGAATTGCGTAGTTGTTTCATCATAATCGTTATCTATATCAATATCGTATTCGTCgtgattttcttttgaaatatcgTTATCGTAATCTGAATAATCGATCCCGTTATAATCAGGATTCACGATAGTACTACTAATAGGAATCGTATTTGTTTTTTCCCCCGATTCAACTGACGTGTATTGAGTTCTAtttattaatctttttttaGTAACCACAATTCTTTTTCTAGATTTCACAATTTGTGGTAAATATTCGTTTGTTTTTTGATCGGggttattcaattttcttttcttcttctttatttttattctacgCCGTCGACGTTTAGTAGTTGTTTCAACATTTACATTAATAACATCATCGTTATTAAGGGTGTTATTAGATAATAATTGTACTCTcactaattttttgtatatctttctctttattttcgtattattattattcgtaGTTAAATCTCGTTTACTTCTAATTCCtctattaattttgttatatttacatGATTGTGATATGGCCAGAATGCCCCCTTTATAAAGAGAAGATTCGACCTTTGGCATTAAGGGGGTAACTCTGCTAAGGTCttttatactaaaaaatcaTGAGAATTTCTAgatgattttatatatttactacTTTGACTTGAATCGGGTGATTTTAACGTTGTTAAATACATAGAAACATCTCCAACTATACTTTCCAAACTTTGAGTTTCGCGTGTTATTTCTGATGTTTCCAATTCTATATCTTTAACACCAGCCATAaggaaattatcaaatttatcttcgatgtttgattgttttataatttgtgaTGGTGAGGCTACTAGTGTTCTTAattctcttctttttctatttttttcttccgTAACGGGCACGGTTGAAAGTATAGTGGTAAATTCCCCAGGGGTTCTTCCGGATACGTAAAGAGTTATAACACTCGATTCCTTTAATGGTATATTACGACTTGGTTTGTGTTTTTTACCTTTTCTACTAGTTTTACTTTTCGAATTAGACTCGATATCATCAACTATTAAAGGTTTTTTAATATCACTAAATTCGTCATCAGCtagatttaatttttcttcttcttgaaATGTATCACTAGTTGGTTGATCGTTTACGTTTAAAAAATTAGTAGTGGGTAGTACTGGATGTAGGTTATTTTGTAGCTGTTGCTGTTGCTGTAACTGTTGTTGTAACAACGGTAGTAATAAAGCGGTATTCAATTGTTGTTGAGGATATCCAAAAGTAGGAGTTACTACAATCGTATCAGTTAAAAATTCCGTAGCTGTTACTACGCTTACACTACTATCTATTAAAGTTGTGAATATTTCTTTACCTCTAAAAGTTAATGGTATAACTGTTGATATTTCACTAGTTACTGTAGTTACATATGTGGTTGTTCTAGTTTTAATTTCGGTGGTTGGAGTTAATGGTTGTTGGAAACCTAGTAGAGCATTAGGTTGTGGTTGTAAACCTCCCAATAATAattgtgataataaaatattagctAAAGGTGCTTGAGCTGCTAGAGCTGGTTGTATCGTATTAACAACTTGCTCAACTTCATAAATTGTACTAGGTATGACGTGTCTAAAAGAGGTTTTACGTCTATTTATATAAGTCGGGGTGAAAATAATACTTGTTGTAGGAGTTTCTTTTAAGACGTACTGGGTGATTAGAGTAGCTCCATTGGAGCTGATGTCTGTATTTTCGCTCAACAATATCGTTACATCTTTACCGAGAGCGTTTACTGATGTAGTGTATTGAGATGGTCCTAAAATATCTGTACTAACTTTAGCGGTAACTACATTTTTGTATTCGGTTATTTTTCCATTAACTACGGGTATAGTAACTTCGGTTGGTACGTGGCGGGTCACGGTAATAGTACCGTCGTTTTTTGGTTGAACGTAAGTATCTATTTCTACGTCGTTGGGATATCGTTGTCTTTGATTATTTGTTCTACTCCTACTCGTGGTTCTAGTCGTTTGTCGATTactattgttattttttcttgttgcttccgtttgataattatttctatatctTTTATTACTTGGTCTGGTGGTAGTAAGTCTGTTAACTCTATTACTAGAAGTGGGTCTTTTGAAATTGGACCTCTTCTCGCTTTCACCTCTCAAAGTAAATTGAGTTCTACTTTGAGCTTTACTTGGAGATATCCTTTTCCTTATAGAGGGCGTAGTGGGAGGTGTAGTTGTTGTAGTGGATGTGGAAGTTTTAGTTCTACTTCTAGACGTATATTTACCTCTAGTTTCTTCTTTCTCTATTGGAGCTGCAGTGGATGTCGTTTTACTAATTGGTCGCCTAAACCTGGAGTATGTTTCACGTTTAGTTCTTTTTTTGAATGGTTTAATTTGTACACGATTACTGGTTGTTGCTTTAGGTGTTGTAGGTGGTTCGGCtatttgagtattttttattgaactctCGTAATCTGTATCCTCTTCCGCATCATATTCTTCGAGTAAATCTTCATCTACTAACTCTTCTTCTTCATCCGGAGGAGGTGTAGTTGAAGTTGTggtaaataaatttcttctagGAAATAAACCATTTGCTCTTGATCTATTCAACAAACTATTAGATCTTGTAGTTTTCGGTTTCGATGTTGTAGTTGTGGAAGTCGTAGATTTAGGTACGTTTTTAATTGCTTTTGAATTCCTAGTGGTTGTAGTTCGTCCTAATGGAGGTCTTCTGAATTTCAAAAGAGGGTTTTGACCTCGTCGCGATGTTATTTCGGTAGTAGTTTGTGCTTCTAAAGTTGTTTCCCCCGTCTCAACCGTCTCTTCTGGATTTTCAGTTAtagaaattgtgatattattCTCATCATCCGTAGAAGATATAACATTCGAGCTCGGTGATCTATTCAATCCAGACGTTAAAGTAGGTCTAATTCTAGGTCTAGTTCCAAACAAAGAACTAGAACGATTAGATCCGCCGCTAGAAGATCTCGAACTAGATCTTCTAGAACTAAAACCAAACGTACTAGTAGGTTGTATTCTAGATGAACTACTTCTTCTACCaccgaaagatggtgaactcAATGTTTTTGATCTAGAGAATTTTCTACTACTAGATACCGTTGGATTTATAACATTAGTACCAGTAGAAGATCTCCTACCTCCAAATCGATTTAGTTTCGAAGCTGGTACAGCCGTAACGGTTGGGGTAAAATCACTTCTTGTTATAGTAGCTGCGGTAGTTTGTCCTGATTGTTTTCGTTTCGGTGCGAAAGATGGTCGTGGTCTTGGTGCAAAAGGTCTAATAGCCGGTGTGAACGTTcgttttttagtttgaaaagtTAATCGAGACGATCCTTTTCCTTTATGATCATCTTCGACCTCATCGTTTTCTTCCGTTGTTATTTCTTCATCTACTTTAGCTGATTCGTTAATAGATCCTTCTATTGATACTGAAGAAGGTGTTACGATTGCAGTAGGACTAATCGTATTATCGGGAGCTTGTGTTGAACTTGGTTGTATTCCATCTATAGTACTTGTTTGGATATTAGACGGTTTTCCTATTAAGAAACTTGAGGTACTTTCAATTATTTGAGCATATCTACCATCTATATTAGTACCTAGTACTTTAGATTCATAAAAAGTTGTTGTATCATTTTGAATTATAGAACCTTCTATAGATCTAACTAATCCAGTTTTATGGATAAGAGGAAAATCATTTGGTAAAGCAGATTTTTTAGCTTCGTTTACGGTTAAAGAACTAGTACTTTCTATAACTTGAGCGTATAAATTATCGATGTATGTTCCAATTGCTTGGGTTGTATAAAATAGAGTACTAATGCCTTCGGCGTCTACTATTTTACCTTGATTAATACTAACGATACCTGTAGGTTTCAATGTATCTTCAATCGGTGaagattttatttcttttgtcaGTATACTAGATGTACTTTCAAGTACTTTCGCGTAAAGGCCATCTATGTAAGTACCATAAACATCTGTGGATAATATAGTGGTAGTACCATCATTTTCTattgtattcaaaattgttgataataatcCTGTTGGTTTAATATAAGTACTAGTAGTACTTTGATCTTCAATTGGTTTATCTTCACTAACTATCTTATTTTTATCGTATAAACCTATTGCTTTACCGATATAGTTTGTATCgatatctgtattatttataatattcgtTACTGTTTCTAATCGACTATTTAATATAGTACTATCACCAATATATGACGTAGTATAATAAGTATACGTAGTATAATAAGTTGTAAGAGCATCCTCTCCAATCGTACTAGGTAAGCTACTACTATCCGATTCGGTAATTATACTTTTAGAATCAATAACGTCTGTAGTAATAATAACTGGTATAGTACTAGTAGCTTTAATTGTTGGAGTTTCTACATTGGTAACAGTCTCTTCTCTACTAGTTATTTTTGTGGTACCATCTTTATACAAAGTCGTCCAATAGGTGAACGTGGTGAAATAAGTGATAGGGGAGTTGGGATCTTCGGTAGATAAAATTGGAGTTGGTTCTAACGTTTGAGTAACAACGTTAGTTACAGTTTCTAATCTACTAACAACGTTACTAGAAGTAGTACCGTGATACATAGTAGTGAAATATGTGAAAGTTGTGTAACTGGTTTGTAGTAATAGCGTAGGTGATGGTATGATTTCCGAATCGTTATTCGATTCCGAAACAATTTGATCATCTAGCAACACATTGCGTTTATCCAAGttatctataatttttctttcaccTTCAGATGTAGTACTTCTAACGTCCGTCACCATAGTTGATATAGTTTCATAATCACTTAGATCTAATACGTTGTTTAATTGATTATCTTCAGTTGTGGTAACGTCTTCACCAGCAATCGtcgttttttttctatctatagtattgtatatattttgaggttttatatttgatgttaccaatttttttttcttgttaatataatcatcatcttcttcttcttcttgtaaaTCGTCGTCATCATCATCGTTATCGTTCTCTATTGGATTTGTTAATCTGGTGTTCAAGGGAACGGTTGCTAGAACAGATGGAGTTATATAATTGGTATAAACTTCTGTTCTACTAGATATTTCTGTTTCACCGTCGACGAAAATTGTTGTGAAATATGTATAAGTCGTATAATACGTTTTAATAACTTCTAAATTGATTTCTTTATCATCTAAAAGTGGAGTTGCTCCGTTCAAGTTTGATACATGTATTGTTGGAGAATCGGTCGATTCAACTAATGTAGTTTTGGATGGTGTGATATCAGCTAAATCTTCGAAGGATATAGTGTTTTGTTTTATACCGGAATTCTGCTCATTTTCTAGTCCTACGAGTCCCTCTTTAGGATCTAATGTCGAGGTAACTACATTTGTTGTCACGACTGTTCTACTAGATATTGATGAAGTAgattcttgaaaatatgttgTTAAATAAGTATAAGTTgtatataaagttttataaattatttctaattcgTCACCATCTTCTTCCGTTGTTGTTTCAACTGCTACAGTAACTGCATCTGTCACGTGGTGCTCTTCAGTTGTTATTTCAGCTGTTGTGCtttctatttgttttattgttgttatttctTGTTCTGTACTAGATTCCATTTCATCTTCGGTAGTTGCTTGTTCTTCAGTAGTTACTTGTTCTTCGATAGTTGATACTTCTTCAGTAGTTGTAGGAATTTCTTCCGTGATACTTGATTCGATTGAAAGAGATGTAGTTGAAGATGGTACAATTCCTATACAAGGCTCAGTTGTAAAACCAATTTCTGTAGATGTAACTTCATTTGCTTTTACAGAAATTGAAGTAGTACCTTCACCGTCTGGGATAAAGAATGTTGTTAAGTAAGTTAACGTTTTGAACGTGGTGGTTGCTACGATTTTACTACTATCACTACATGTTGCATCCactttattttcgattattatcGCTTCATTTTCTgcatcaatatttatattttctgtagTTCCTAAAGTTTCCTCATTCGATTCTTCATCATCCATATTAGCTGATTCTGTTGTTATAGTTGCTTCTTCTTTGCGAATTGATGAGTATGTATCACTCACAGAATTACTTTCTGTAGGAATTTCATCATCAAAGAAAATCGTAGTAGCACCTCCGGTAGGTTGTACTCTACTTTCTTCTATGCTAGTTTCTATAATTGAAGAAGCTACTGTTTCTAAAGCTTGAGTTGATTGTTTTTGAAGAGCTTGAAGGGACGCAAATATTTTAGCGATATCTTCTTCCGAAGGTGTCGATAGCATTGGTATTTGTGTTTCTGATGGTTGAATTACGTCTAATGAATGTAACTGAGTTGTGTCTTGGCCTTGTTCGTGTGCCAAAACAGCTGATTTAGCATCAATATCAATATGTTCCTCTATGGTTTGTTTCTTTGGATCCCTAAGTCTATCAGTTTTGTCAATAACCATCGTGGGAATTACGGTTTTCATTTCCAAATCGCTAGCTTTGAAAGTTTTTGTTTCCATAGGAGGTTCTTGCGATAAAAAAGTGGTAACTTTGGTTGCTAGAGGGGGTTCAAGTAAAGTAGTAGTTTGTTGAATCATCGAACTTATAGTAGGGTTTTGTAACTTAGTTGTTTTCATggatttttctactttttctgtAGTATGTGGAGAGAATACGATAACTGTGTCTCCGACAGTAGTAGTGAAATCAGCAAATCCGGTATAAGTTATCGATGTTAAATCTTTTGCATTAGGTTTTGTTAAACCAGCTTTGAATAAGAGTTTAGCTCTACGATCAGCTGGTGTTGTAAGCTTTGAACGTTCAGTTCGTTCTTCGAAATCAGGTAAATCTCCGAGAAACGATAGTCCCGATGgtgaaaattcatttctcaCAGTAAAAGTTGGTAAATTTTCCCACTCTTTTATTTTAGAAGGTGAGAAgctgtttctttttctttgttcgTCATTTAGTTCTTCATcgataattatattttcgtgGTTAACATCTGTAACTTCAGgacttattttgaaaacttttacgTTTGATTGGaatgcattttttttcaaatcaacgAAAGGAACTCTGTAATTATTAGAAGGagattcttttaaaatttcctcTTCTACACTTTTTACTTCTAATAATGAATTTGTTTCGCCATCACTATCGTTTGATAATCGAGTCGTGTATAGTAGAAAATCTTTAGAATTACTGGGAAtaatattgttgatattttcaacAGATGGTCTTACgttgatgaaattttcatttattgtcCATTTACTATGGATTTGATCATGTGTTTTAGTTGGGGAATCATCGTAAAGTACTCTGGAGCTTTTAGTAAGTAGATGAGCGTATAAACGTCCATTGTCTAGAGTAGTACCTAAAATTTGTGTGGCGTACTCAGTAGTAACACCTTCTTGTATAAACGTACGGGCTGTCGAAGCGATCAATCCAAGATCGGGTTTTATATTTAGGAATTTGCCAGTAGGTGACCTTCCGCGACTGTCCACCAGTAGAACTGTGGTTACATCTATAGGGAAGGAGGGAAATGTAAGTTTATTTCTAAAAGATTAACTAATATACACTTTACATTTCTAAATCTGCTACAgagaattattaaatataattttaaattacaacTTTTCGTATTTACATCAACACATTTGATATTCGATCACATTTTAATAGCTCgctagataaataaataaaatgtgtcTCCAAATAGATGAAACGACTCTTGTTAGAGTTAGGTCAATCTCATATGCCTCAACGGCATAACCTCTTCGGAAAAACAccatttaaacattttttgctAATTGAGAATCACTCATCATGTTCTGCACTAATCCGAGAAATGATTCAGCAATCAGTGCGGACCCAGAATTGCAAGAagacagaaaaaattttaacactTTGCGGTTGAGGCacacatacaaaaaaaaagtgcctcaaaaattttcgtttttcagTATCAACATCTAGGTCTATAAGACAAATTTCAATTgtaaactataatttttgatttttattataaagtgaAACAGATTTTGCTGTGAATTCGACACCTTGAAACAGTTTCTCAGTAAAAAAGATTCCTCACTAccttattaattaatatattaattaatacgAATTGCAAAGAACTTCTAGAAGGTCTATAAATTTTGTTGCTGAATTGCTCTTTAAAATAACActtcaaatgttttttataaacaatgaaattttgttgttttgaataaatctCTGTAGCtagatttagaataaaaatataaaaattgtaaagcCATTCATTAATACAAGCTATTGAAACCACAAATcgtgaaataa includes:
- the LOC130892520 gene encoding mucin-2; amino-acid sequence: MSAIGFLDQIFNMLQPRNSVLFLILFILVDCFKGQQYNINHTPRIKQNDQDVTTVLLVDSRGRSPTGKFLNIKPDLGLIASTARTFIQEGVTTEYATQILGTTLDNGRLYAHLLTKSSRVLYDDSPTKTHDQIHSKWTINENFINVRPSVENINNIIPSNSKDFLLYTTRLSNDSDGETNSLLEVKSVEEEILKESPSNNYRVPFVDLKKNAFQSNVKVFKISPEVTDVNHENIIIDEELNDEQRKRNSFSPSKIKEWENLPTFTVRNEFSPSGLSFLGDLPDFEERTERSKLTTPADRRAKLLFKAGLTKPNAKDLTSITYTGFADFTTTVGDTVIVFSPHTTEKVEKSMKTTKLQNPTISSMIQQTTTLLEPPLATKVTTFLSQEPPMETKTFKASDLEMKTVIPTMVIDKTDRLRDPKKQTIEEHIDIDAKSAVLAHEQGQDTTQLHSLDVIQPSETQIPMLSTPSEEDIAKIFASLQALQKQSTQALETVASSIIETSIEESRVQPTGGATTIFFDDEIPTESNSVSDTYSSIRKEEATITTESANMDDEESNEETLGTTENINIDAENEAIIIENKVDATCSDSSKIVATTTFKTLTYLTTFFIPDGEGTTSISVKANEVTSTEIGFTTEPCIGIVPSSTTSLSIESSITEEIPTTTEEVSTIEEQVTTEEQATTEDEMESSTEQEITTIKQIESTTAEITTEEHHVTDAVTVAVETTTEEDGDELEIIYKTLYTTYTYLTTYFQESTSSISSRTVVTTNVVTSTLDPKEGLVGLENEQNSGIKQNTISFEDLADITPSKTTLVESTDSPTIHVSNLNGATPLLDDKEINLEVIKTYYTTYTYFTTIFVDGETEISSRTEVYTNYITPSVLATVPLNTRLTNPIENDNDDDDDDLQEEEEDDDYINKKKKLVTSNIKPQNIYNTIDRKKTTIAGEDVTTTEDNQLNNVLDLSDYETISTMVTDVRSTTSEGERKIIDNLDKRNVLLDDQIVSESNNDSEIIPSPTLLLQTSYTTFTYFTTMYHGTTSSNVVSRLETVTNVVTQTLEPTPILSTEDPNSPITYFTTFTYWTTLYKDGTTKITSREETVTNVETPTIKATSTIPVIITTDVIDSKSIITESDSSSLPSTIGEDALTTYYTTYTYYTTSYIGDSTILNSRLETVTNIINNTDIDTNYIGKAIGLYDKNKIVSEDKPIEDQSTTSTYIKPTGLLSTILNTIENDGTTTILSTDVYGTYIDGLYAKVLESTSSILTKEIKSSPIEDTLKPTGIVSINQGKIVDAEGISTLFYTTQAIGTYIDNLYAQVIESTSSLTVNEAKKSALPNDFPLIHKTGLVRSIEGSIIQNDTTTFYESKVLGTNIDGRYAQIIESTSSFLIGKPSNIQTSTIDGIQPSSTQAPDNTISPTAIVTPSSVSIEGSINESAKVDEEITTEENDEVEDDHKGKGSSRLTFQTKKRTFTPAIRPFAPRPRPSFAPKRKQSGQTTAATITRSDFTPTVTAVPASKLNRFGGRRSSTGTNVINPTVSSSRKFSRSKTLSSPSFGGRRSSSSRIQPTSTFGFSSRRSSSRSSSGGSNRSSSLFGTRPRIRPTLTSGLNRSPSSNVISSTDDENNITISITENPEETVETGETTLEAQTTTEITSRRGQNPLLKFRRPPLGRTTTTRNSKAIKNVPKSTTSTTTTSKPKTTRSNSLLNRSRANGLFPRRNLFTTTSTTPPPDEEEELVDEDLLEEYDAEEDTDYESSIKNTQIAEPPTTPKATTSNRVQIKPFKKRTKRETYSRFRRPISKTTSTAAPIEKEETRGKYTSRSRTKTSTSTTTTTPPTTPSIRKRISPSKAQSRTQFTLRGESEKRSNFKRPTSSNRVNRLTTTRPSNKRYRNNYQTEATRKNNNSNRQTTRTTSRSRTNNQRQRYPNDVEIDTYVQPKNDGTITVTRHVPTEVTIPVVNGKITEYKNVVTAKVSTDILGPSQYTTSVNALGKDVTILLSENTDISSNGATLITQYVLKETPTTSIIFTPTYINRRKTSFRHVIPSTIYEVEQVVNTIQPALAAQAPLANILLSQLLLGGLQPQPNALLGFQQPLTPTTEIKTRTTTYVTTVTSEISTVIPLTFRGKEIFTTLIDSSVSVVTATEFLTDTIVVTPTFGYPQQQLNTALLLPLLQQQLQQQQQLQNNLHPVLPTTNFLNVNDQPTSDTFQEEEKLNLADDEFSDIKKPLIVDDIESNSKSKTSRKGKKHKPSRNIPLKESSVITLYVSGRTPGEFTTILSTVPVTEEKNRKRRELRTLVASPSQIIKQSNIEDKFDNFLMAGVKDIELETSEITRETQSLESIVGDVSMYLTTLKSPDSSQSSKYIKSSRNSHDFLV